In Nitratireductor mangrovi, the genomic window TCCTCTGCCCTCGGGGCCGACGACGACGCGCGGCCGTCGGCCCCATGCTCGAAGGAGAACTGTCATGAACGAACAGCTCGATCACGACAATGTGGCGCATGCGATGCAGCCGGAGGATAGCCCGGAACTGCGCGCCCTTTACGCCGGCTTCGAAAAGGAGCACCTGATCCCGCTGTGGACCCAGCTTGGCGACCTGATGCCGGTGCACCCGAAGTCGAAAGCTGTCCCGCATGTCTGGAAGTGGGCGAACCTGCTGCCGCTGGCGGAAAAGTCGGGCGAACTCGTGCCCGTCGGCCGTGGCGGCGAGCGACGAGCGATCGGCCTCGCCAATCCGGGCCTGGCGCCGAACGCCTATGTCTCGCCAACGCTATGGGCGGCCATCCAGTATCTCGGCCCGCGCGAGACCGCACCTGAGCATCGCCATTCGCAAAACGCCTTCCGCTTCGTCGTCGAGGGCGAGGGGGTGTGGACCGTGGTCAACGGCGACCCTGTGCGCATGTCGCGGGGCGATCTGCTGCTGACGCCGGGCTGGAATTTTCACGGCCACCACAACGACACCGACCACCCGATGGCGTGGATCGACGGACTCGACATTCCCTTCAGCCAGCAGATGGATGTCGGCTTTTTCGAGTTCGGTTCCGACCGGGTGACCGACTATGCGACGCCCAACTACTCGCGCGGCGAGCGGCTGTGGTGTCATCCCGGCCTGAGACCCTTGTCGCAGCTCCAGGATACGGTTTCCTCGCCTATCGGTGCCTATCGCTGGGAGTTCACCGATCGTGCCCTGACCGAGCAACTGCTGCTCGAGGATGAAGGCCAGCCGGCCACGGTCGCCCAGGGCCACGCCGCGATCCGCTACGTGAACCCGACGACCGGCGGTGATGTGATGCCGACGATCCGCTGCGAGTTTCATCGCCTACGCGCCGGCGCAGAGACCGCGACCTGCCGCGAAGTCGGATCTTCCGTGTTTCAGGTGTTCGACGGCAGCGGCGCCGTCGTCCTCAACGGCAAGACGACGAGGCTCGACAAGGGCGACATGTTCGTGGTGCCGTCCTGGGTCCCCTGGTTGCTGCAAGCCGAGAGCCAGTTCGACCTGTTCCGCTTCTGCGATGCACCGATCATGGAGCGGTTGCACTTCATGCGGACCAGGATCGAAGGACGGTAGGCGTGCAGCAGACCGACACCGACCTCGCCGCACGCGAAGCGTTGCGCGCGCGGCAGGGCAGC contains:
- a CDS encoding cupin domain-containing protein, whose translation is MNEQLDHDNVAHAMQPEDSPELRALYAGFEKEHLIPLWTQLGDLMPVHPKSKAVPHVWKWANLLPLAEKSGELVPVGRGGERRAIGLANPGLAPNAYVSPTLWAAIQYLGPRETAPEHRHSQNAFRFVVEGEGVWTVVNGDPVRMSRGDLLLTPGWNFHGHHNDTDHPMAWIDGLDIPFSQQMDVGFFEFGSDRVTDYATPNYSRGERLWCHPGLRPLSQLQDTVSSPIGAYRWEFTDRALTEQLLLEDEGQPATVAQGHAAIRYVNPTTGGDVMPTIRCEFHRLRAGAETATCREVGSSVFQVFDGSGAVVLNGKTTRLDKGDMFVVPSWVPWLLQAESQFDLFRFCDAPIMERLHFMRTRIEGR